The Methanothrix soehngenii GP6 genome has a window encoding:
- a CDS encoding MoxR family ATPase yields the protein MPDPKEKIEDLIRALEELRLHVARKDLAVGNQRINSQLYFSIANACLRNRALLLYGGMGANKTTLVNLLGSSFLSLSFSEVEDQMVTGYPEQTEEKMVGFLDPRQWMREAEEPCTVLWTPWSRSRWKLINEVNRFPGGKQNLFLEILQKRKISYAGQVYEPGDTCYYLTMNPEFSATYPLDEALLDRISVCVPAFQPNFLAGLALSERERDVGELAEELPRFTLQEFDSLPGLVAQKEIEPQVELAVLCLVRDFTLCERAPSYDKTQLSSARPSRGLCAGCHYSGNPEAICWQADEGLSDRVRQDLRSFSRALAYLLDREADLEVLKAVAPYVIWHRINPIRSIIDRPPYYGARKLAFVAELVEKSINRTMNERADMNIIFSRAVDGETSVWRAMEELSIFDDPIARLDFIPSLEQMR from the coding sequence ATGCCAGATCCAAAGGAGAAGATCGAAGATCTGATCAGAGCTTTGGAGGAGCTGAGGCTGCATGTGGCCAGGAAGGATCTTGCCGTCGGCAATCAGCGGATCAACTCTCAGCTCTACTTCTCTATTGCCAACGCCTGCCTGAGAAACCGTGCCCTTCTCCTCTACGGTGGAATGGGTGCGAACAAGACCACACTGGTCAATCTGCTCGGGTCCTCATTCTTATCCCTCTCCTTCAGCGAGGTGGAAGACCAGATGGTGACCGGCTATCCGGAGCAGACGGAGGAGAAGATGGTGGGCTTTCTGGATCCCAGACAGTGGATGAGAGAGGCAGAAGAGCCCTGCACAGTGCTCTGGACCCCTTGGTCCAGGTCCCGCTGGAAGCTGATCAATGAGGTCAACCGCTTTCCTGGTGGCAAGCAGAACCTGTTCTTGGAGATACTGCAGAAGAGGAAGATCAGCTATGCTGGGCAGGTGTACGAGCCAGGAGATACCTGTTACTATCTGACCATGAACCCGGAGTTCTCCGCCACCTATCCCCTGGACGAGGCCCTGCTGGACCGCATATCCGTTTGTGTGCCCGCTTTTCAGCCCAACTTCCTGGCAGGGCTGGCCCTCTCTGAAAGGGAGAGGGATGTCGGGGAGCTGGCAGAGGAGCTGCCCCGCTTCACTCTCCAGGAGTTCGATTCCCTGCCTGGTCTGGTGGCTCAAAAGGAGATCGAGCCTCAGGTGGAGCTGGCAGTGCTCTGCCTGGTGAGGGACTTCACCCTCTGCGAGAGGGCGCCGTCATATGACAAGACCCAGCTATCCTCTGCCCGTCCATCGCGAGGCCTGTGTGCAGGCTGCCATTACAGCGGCAATCCAGAGGCCATCTGCTGGCAGGCGGACGAGGGGCTGTCAGATCGGGTGCGCCAGGATCTGAGATCCTTTTCCCGGGCTCTTGCCTATCTCTTGGATCGTGAGGCCGACCTGGAGGTCTTAAAGGCGGTGGCTCCCTATGTTATCTGGCACCGGATAAATCCCATCCGTTCCATTATCGATCGGCCTCCCTATTATGGAGCGAGAAAGCTGGCTTTTGTGGCAGAGCTGGTAGAAAAAAGCATCAACCGCACCATGAACGAGCGGGCGGATATGAACATCATCTTCTCCCGAGCGGTGGATGGGGAGACATCCGTCTGGAGGGCGATGGAAGAGCTGTCGATCTTTGACGATCCCATCGCCCGGCTGGACTTCATACCCTCCCTGGAGCAGATGAGATGA
- a CDS encoding radical SAM protein produces MSRVDTVDFETIFRMKRAGCVELAFGVESGSQAILDLLRNGITPEQIIRTFKQADEIGLVSDMLLIVGIPGENQEDIDMTKRLIAEYKPEMGEYRLFHSHSRNRDL; encoded by the coding sequence ATGTCCAGGGTGGATACAGTTGATTTTGAGACGATATTCCGAATGAAGCGAGCAGGTTGTGTCGAGCTTGCCTTTGGCGTGGAGAGTGGAAGCCAGGCCATCTTAGACCTATTGAGGAATGGAATTACTCCGGAGCAGATAATCAGGACTTTTAAACAGGCGGATGAAATTGGATTAGTCTCAGATATGCTTCTGATTGTGGGAATTCCTGGAGAGAACCAGGAGGATATAGATATGACCAAGAGATTGATTGCAGAGTACAAGCCCGAAATGGGTGAATATCGCTTATTCCACTCCCATTCCCGGAACAGAGATTTATAG
- the gyrB gene encoding DNA topoisomerase (ATP-hydrolyzing) subunit B: MSEATGYDASHIQVLEGLEAVRRRPSMYIGSTDSLGLHHLVYEVVDNSVDEALGGFCSEIDVTINPGGSVSIRDDGRGIPVDNHPQFNRPALEIVLTVLHAGGKFDHESYGVSGGLHGVGVSVVNALSEWMEVQVRRNGRIYWQRFEKGKVVSDLEERGSSDHTGTTITFKPDTSIFEETEFSFDTLSSRLRELAFLNRGLKITIKDDRSDKENIFQYAGGIISFVEYLNKNKEVLHEQPVYFSRSKNGTQVEVALQYNNSYAENIFSYANIINTREGGTHLMGFRAALTRTVNDYARNNKLFKNEMKLGGEDLREGLVAVISVKLPDPQFEGQTKTRLGNSSIRGIVESMVAEGLGEYFEENPLVATTIVEKAAEAMRAREAARKAKELTRRKNALSSGGLPGKLADCSDNDPAKCEIYIVEGESAGGSAKQGRNRHFQAILPLRGKILNVERARLDKILKNAEIRNMIVAFGTGVGDDFDISKARYHKVVIMTDADVDGSHIRTLLLTFFYRYMRPLIDAGYVFIAQPPLYQVKKGKQANYAYSDEQLNELVAGMNKPVIQRYKGLGEMNPEQLWETTMDPEGRIMLRVTLEDAVEADRIFTILMGDQVEPRREFIEKHAKYVKNLDI; encoded by the coding sequence TTGAGCGAAGCTACAGGCTATGATGCAAGCCATATCCAGGTTCTCGAGGGCCTTGAGGCGGTCAGGCGCCGGCCCTCGATGTACATAGGCAGCACAGACTCCCTGGGGCTACACCATCTGGTCTACGAGGTAGTGGACAACAGCGTGGACGAGGCCCTGGGAGGATTCTGCAGCGAGATCGATGTGACAATCAATCCCGGAGGGAGCGTCTCCATTCGGGATGACGGCCGGGGCATCCCGGTTGATAACCATCCCCAGTTTAACCGGCCGGCTCTGGAGATCGTCTTAACGGTGTTGCATGCCGGCGGCAAGTTCGACCACGAGTCTTATGGCGTCTCCGGCGGACTGCATGGGGTGGGCGTCTCCGTGGTTAATGCCCTCTCCGAGTGGATGGAGGTGCAGGTCCGCAGGAACGGAAGGATCTACTGGCAGCGCTTCGAAAAGGGCAAGGTGGTCTCGGATCTGGAGGAACGGGGCAGCTCGGATCATACCGGAACCACCATCACCTTCAAGCCTGATACCAGCATATTCGAGGAGACCGAGTTTTCCTTCGACACCCTCTCCTCCCGTTTGAGGGAGCTGGCCTTTCTGAATCGCGGCCTTAAGATAACCATAAAAGACGATAGATCTGATAAAGAGAACATCTTCCAGTACGCGGGAGGCATCATCTCCTTCGTGGAGTACCTCAATAAGAATAAGGAGGTGTTGCACGAGCAGCCGGTCTACTTCTCGCGCAGCAAGAATGGGACCCAGGTGGAGGTGGCCCTGCAGTACAACAACTCCTATGCAGAGAACATATTCTCCTATGCCAATATCATCAACACCCGCGAGGGAGGAACTCACCTCATGGGCTTCCGCGCCGCCTTAACCCGCACAGTCAATGATTATGCCCGGAATAACAAGCTATTCAAGAACGAGATGAAGCTGGGGGGCGAGGACCTGAGAGAGGGGCTGGTGGCAGTCATAAGCGTAAAGCTGCCTGACCCCCAGTTCGAGGGCCAGACCAAGACCCGATTGGGAAACAGCTCCATCCGGGGAATTGTGGAGTCGATGGTAGCAGAGGGCCTGGGGGAGTACTTCGAGGAGAACCCTCTTGTTGCGACGACCATTGTGGAGAAGGCTGCAGAAGCCATGCGCGCCCGGGAAGCGGCCCGGAAGGCCAAGGAGCTGACCCGGCGCAAGAACGCCCTTAGCTCCGGCGGACTGCCCGGAAAGCTGGCCGACTGCTCTGACAATGATCCTGCGAAATGCGAGATCTATATCGTCGAGGGCGAGAGTGCTGGGGGGAGTGCGAAACAGGGAAGGAACAGGCATTTTCAGGCCATACTGCCCCTGCGGGGCAAGATCCTCAATGTGGAGAGGGCGAGGCTGGACAAGATCCTGAAGAACGCCGAGATTCGCAATATGATCGTGGCCTTCGGCACGGGCGTGGGAGATGACTTCGATATCAGTAAAGCGAGGTATCATAAGGTGGTGATAATGACCGATGCAGATGTGGATGGCTCGCACATCCGCACCCTTCTGCTCACCTTCTTCTACCGCTATATGAGGCCCCTGATCGATGCCGGCTATGTGTTCATCGCCCAGCCCCCCCTCTATCAGGTCAAGAAGGGAAAGCAGGCCAATTACGCCTATAGCGATGAGCAGCTTAACGAGCTGGTAGCAGGCATGAACAAACCGGTCATTCAGAGGTACAAGGGCCTGGGTGAGATGAACCCCGAGCAGCTCTGGGAGACTACCATGGATCCGGAGGGGAGGATCATGCTTCGGGTCACCCTGGAGGATGCAGTGGAGGCGGACAGGATCTTCACTATCCTCATGGGCGACCAGGTGGAGCCGCGCCGGGAGTTCATAGAGAAGCATGCCAAGTATGTGAAGAATCTTGATATCTGA
- the gyrA gene encoding DNA gyrase subunit A, producing MTEVQVNITEEMKSSYIDYAMSVIVGRALPDVRDGLKPVHRRILYAMYEQGMTHDQPYKKSARVVGDVMGKYHPHGDAAIYETMVRMAQTFSMRYPLIDGQGNFGSIDGDPAAAMRYTEVRLSKIAEEMLADIEKNTVDFVPNYDGSLKEPTVLPGKLPNLLLNGSTGIAVGMATNIPPHNLNELAGAIIHLIDNPQATVGELMHYLPGPDFPTGGYIVGRAGIESAYLTGKGSIIMQAKSEIEEGAKSTRIIFSELPYQVNKAKLIEDMAEMVKGGRLEGISDLRDESDKEGIRMVVDIKTGFNANVVLNQLHKHTALQTSYGINNMVLVDGMPRILSLKETLEQYIYYRSIVVERRTRFELDAAEKRAHILAGLLIALKNIDEVIRIIKAAPTPAEARDGLIEAFLLSEEQAKAILDMRLQRLTGLEQEKIVSEAAELEKLIAHLRQILSSNLEILSIIKDELTELISKYGDERRTQIIEADGEVTNEDLIQEEEVAVTITSSGYIKRQPVNTYRMQRRGGRGVIGAETKTEEFVTDVSTASTKDYLLFFTDKGKAHWLKVYEVPALGRAARGKSIVNLLQLEPDERIAGAIPVKSFQAGYIVLVTRSGNIVKMPLQAFSNPRKGGIKAVNLKGDSLVSAKLTNGEKELLVATKFGKAIRFKEGDVRASNRGTMGVKAISLNMGDELISMDVIEPGSGSTLLTVTNQGYGKRTELEEYPQQRRGGKGVKNIDARKGYVCCTTTVSEEDELLVTTRDGVIIRIPASDIRVQGRSTQGVRIMNVKPGDEVAAIARIN from the coding sequence GTGACAGAAGTACAGGTTAACATCACCGAGGAGATGAAGTCCTCTTACATCGATTATGCCATGAGCGTGATCGTAGGGAGGGCTCTGCCCGATGTCCGAGACGGATTGAAGCCCGTTCACCGCCGCATTCTCTATGCCATGTATGAGCAGGGCATGACCCACGATCAGCCCTACAAGAAGTCCGCCCGCGTGGTGGGCGATGTGATGGGCAAGTACCATCCTCACGGTGATGCGGCCATATATGAGACCATGGTCAGAATGGCCCAGACCTTCTCCATGCGTTATCCTCTGATCGATGGCCAGGGCAACTTCGGCTCCATCGACGGAGATCCGGCTGCCGCCATGCGTTACACCGAGGTCCGGCTCTCTAAAATCGCCGAGGAGATGCTGGCAGACATCGAGAAGAATACCGTGGACTTTGTGCCCAACTATGACGGCTCGCTCAAGGAGCCAACAGTCCTTCCGGGAAAGCTTCCCAACCTGCTCTTAAACGGCTCGACTGGAATCGCCGTGGGTATGGCGACCAACATCCCACCCCATAATCTGAATGAGCTGGCAGGGGCGATCATCCATCTGATAGACAATCCCCAGGCAACAGTAGGCGAGCTGATGCATTATTTGCCGGGCCCGGATTTTCCCACTGGTGGATATATCGTGGGCCGGGCGGGAATCGAGTCCGCTTATCTGACCGGCAAGGGAAGCATAATCATGCAGGCCAAGTCGGAGATCGAGGAGGGAGCAAAGAGCACCAGGATCATCTTTTCCGAGCTTCCCTACCAGGTGAACAAGGCCAAGCTGATCGAGGATATGGCGGAGATGGTCAAAGGGGGACGCCTGGAGGGCATATCCGATCTGCGGGATGAGTCAGACAAAGAAGGCATCCGCATGGTAGTGGATATCAAGACCGGATTCAACGCCAATGTGGTCTTAAACCAGCTGCATAAACACACCGCTTTGCAGACCAGCTACGGGATCAACAACATGGTCCTGGTGGACGGGATGCCCAGGATCCTCTCTTTAAAGGAGACCCTGGAGCAGTACATCTACTACCGCTCCATAGTGGTTGAGAGGCGCACCCGCTTCGAGCTGGATGCAGCGGAGAAGAGGGCCCATATCCTGGCGGGCCTGCTCATCGCCCTGAAGAACATCGATGAGGTGATAAGGATCATCAAGGCCGCCCCCACACCAGCGGAGGCCAGGGATGGTCTGATAGAGGCATTTCTCCTCTCCGAGGAGCAGGCGAAGGCCATTTTAGACATGAGGCTGCAGAGGCTTACGGGCCTGGAGCAGGAGAAGATAGTCTCCGAGGCGGCAGAGCTGGAGAAGCTCATCGCCCACCTGAGACAGATCCTCTCCAGCAATCTGGAGATCCTGAGCATCATCAAGGACGAACTGACGGAGCTGATCAGCAAGTACGGCGACGAGCGGCGGACCCAGATCATCGAGGCCGATGGTGAGGTCACTAATGAGGACCTCATTCAGGAGGAGGAGGTGGCGGTGACCATCACCAGCTCCGGGTACATCAAGCGCCAGCCCGTCAATACGTACCGCATGCAAAGAAGGGGCGGGCGGGGGGTTATAGGAGCCGAGACCAAGACAGAGGAGTTTGTGACCGATGTCTCCACCGCCTCCACCAAGGACTATCTGCTCTTCTTCACCGACAAGGGCAAAGCCCACTGGCTAAAGGTTTATGAGGTTCCCGCTTTGGGAAGGGCAGCCCGGGGCAAGTCCATAGTGAACCTGCTCCAGCTGGAGCCGGATGAGAGGATCGCCGGAGCCATCCCGGTGAAAAGCTTCCAGGCGGGATACATCGTGCTGGTAACCAGGAGCGGCAATATTGTGAAGATGCCTCTGCAGGCCTTCTCCAATCCCCGCAAGGGAGGGATAAAGGCGGTGAACCTGAAGGGGGATAGCCTGGTCTCGGCCAAGCTCACCAATGGAGAAAAGGAGCTCTTGGTGGCCACCAAATTCGGAAAGGCCATCCGCTTCAAAGAGGGGGATGTGCGTGCCTCCAACCGGGGGACCATGGGGGTCAAAGCGATCAGCCTGAACATGGGCGACGAGCTGATCAGCATGGATGTGATTGAGCCCGGCTCAGGCTCAACTCTGCTCACCGTCACCAATCAGGGCTATGGCAAGAGGACTGAGCTCGAGGAGTATCCCCAGCAGAGGCGGGGGGGCAAGGGAGTCAAGAACATCGATGCCCGCAAGGGGTATGTCTGCTGCACCACCACTGTCTCCGAGGAGGACGAATTATTGGTCACCACCCGGGACGGGGTGATTATCAGGATACCGGCAAGCGACATCCGGGTGCAGGGCCGGTCGACCCAAGGTGTTCGGATCATGAATGTCAAGCCGGGAGACGAGGTGGCGGCAATAGCGAGGATAAACTGA
- a CDS encoding DEAD/DEAH box helicase has translation MTESAIELQNILEKAISPGFRDRLLDKGLARGLIWRNGELPTGAPSFGDSLTDDLLDYAYTVLAMALRLRSVNGDEILLQRAFLVAGEAIEAAVRNGDPFRIDRGFNLVSSAISFHLARYAARAYSMLPIGANDGNLAPTEKALVQLLRKSLDEMHEFVAAWLLDKEQWDERIAERLLNDADFDETDAISAVITRSFMRGLALFDHAITTGEEVSAMEAKRLLLFTAEAAKDMHAVSHWWTSTMAFHLIDDLWQMSLHRQIPKILSDDDDIEKWTTLRQAYIQRLRAAKKSAIELWPSQIEAAQRAIDQSDDLVVALPTSAGKTRIAELCILRTLASDLRIIYVTPLRALSAQVEQDLADTFLPLGISVSSLYGSAGIESSDADTLREVKIVVSTPEKLDFALRVDPTIIDNVGLIVLDEGHMLGPSEREVRYEALVQRLLRRSDAGSRRIVCLSALFPPPEEMSDLVSWLRRDEPGTAVYSTWRPTRQRFGVIRWVRDAARLDIKVETEGPFVKRFVETKVPPAGSRRFNSFPHDKDELTLAAAWQFVDQGKDVLIYCTMRRSVEKLGRVILKCIRQGMLKPLRLMNQDIQDVMAAGAEWLGPDHPAVQCLKYGIALHHGHLPRQFLNELEKLLRKGDIRLTIASPTLAQGLNLSASVLLVPSIWRNRDIIPATEFANVIGRAGRAFVDVDGIVLHVIWEDDGKSEARRLYHWHDLVSKAKAPEISSGLLLLANKIFQKISDIVGAPLEEVIEYLTGHGDVWDFTDSQLEQVEMKLEDWEHDIASLDAAILALLDTGIEEECLDNELDNVLEGSLFSRKLAYYEHNMQMLVRRFVKARAHCIWRQTSTSQRRGYHVAGVGLRAGRFLDANIANLVDLLLRAEAAVVAGDSAGATDSIVEFARLVFQTEPFRPSGTMPDYWENALREWIEGKSASKIVGLDSSKGVDLLQEAISYRLPWAMEAVRVHAIAVRQDGAEQIKGHAAMAAEVGNANLSVIKLLRAGLNSREAAITAVTKTEAAFIDYREMLEWLRSDQVESMSKMENWPTKQSRPAWLQFFSTKKGNRLKLTCQTQVVQVEWFIDAPPINTHVIVEPDARLVLTTDYVRLGVLITELSIQSHDIVNAWVADCPNTVVVEYFGPS, from the coding sequence ATGACCGAATCTGCGATAGAACTTCAGAATATCCTCGAAAAGGCTATATCCCCTGGATTTCGGGATCGTTTGCTGGATAAGGGATTAGCTCGTGGTCTAATCTGGCGCAATGGGGAACTCCCTACCGGAGCACCATCATTTGGAGACAGTCTTACTGATGATCTTCTCGATTATGCCTACACGGTGCTTGCAATGGCACTGCGTCTGCGCTCGGTCAACGGGGATGAGATTTTATTGCAGCGGGCTTTCCTCGTTGCTGGCGAGGCAATCGAAGCAGCCGTGCGCAATGGAGATCCGTTTCGCATAGACCGCGGATTTAATCTGGTGAGTTCAGCCATCTCCTTTCACCTTGCGAGATATGCAGCACGTGCTTATTCCATGTTGCCTATTGGTGCTAACGACGGGAACCTAGCACCAACTGAGAAAGCCCTTGTCCAGCTTCTGAGGAAATCTCTTGATGAAATGCATGAATTTGTTGCGGCTTGGCTGCTTGATAAAGAGCAATGGGATGAGAGAATTGCAGAGCGCCTTCTTAATGATGCAGATTTCGATGAGACTGACGCGATAAGCGCGGTTATTACCAGATCTTTCATGCGCGGACTCGCACTATTTGACCATGCTATAACAACCGGTGAGGAGGTCTCTGCTATGGAAGCAAAGCGTCTGCTACTTTTTACGGCCGAGGCCGCTAAAGATATGCATGCTGTGAGCCATTGGTGGACTTCTACGATGGCATTCCACCTAATAGACGATCTCTGGCAAATGAGCCTCCACCGCCAAATTCCAAAGATACTCTCAGACGATGATGACATTGAAAAGTGGACTACCTTGCGTCAGGCCTATATTCAGCGACTGCGAGCAGCAAAGAAATCCGCAATCGAACTTTGGCCATCACAGATCGAGGCAGCTCAGCGCGCCATAGATCAATCTGATGATCTCGTAGTAGCGCTACCTACAAGTGCTGGAAAAACCCGAATTGCAGAGCTTTGCATCCTTCGAACATTAGCATCAGATCTCCGTATCATCTACGTCACTCCGCTTAGAGCCTTGTCAGCACAAGTTGAACAGGATCTTGCTGATACATTTCTTCCTCTTGGGATATCCGTATCCTCTTTATATGGATCTGCTGGGATCGAGAGTTCTGACGCTGATACACTTAGGGAAGTTAAGATTGTTGTTTCCACTCCGGAGAAGTTGGACTTTGCCCTCCGCGTTGATCCAACAATTATTGATAATGTTGGCCTCATTGTACTAGATGAAGGTCATATGCTCGGACCAAGCGAGAGAGAAGTTAGATACGAAGCACTCGTGCAACGGTTGCTTCGTCGATCCGATGCTGGTTCTCGACGTATTGTCTGCCTATCCGCATTATTTCCGCCACCCGAAGAAATGAGCGATTTGGTCTCGTGGCTTCGACGAGATGAGCCTGGAACTGCAGTGTATTCCACTTGGCGTCCTACTCGTCAAAGATTTGGTGTCATAAGATGGGTAAGGGATGCAGCGCGCCTTGACATTAAGGTTGAGACAGAGGGCCCCTTTGTGAAGCGATTTGTGGAAACTAAGGTGCCACCCGCGGGATCTCGGCGTTTTAATAGCTTTCCACATGATAAGGACGAATTGACTCTGGCAGCAGCATGGCAATTCGTTGACCAAGGAAAGGACGTCCTCATCTATTGCACAATGAGGAGGTCTGTAGAAAAACTAGGAAGGGTTATCCTTAAGTGTATCAGGCAGGGAATGTTAAAGCCGCTTCGCCTGATGAACCAGGATATTCAGGACGTGATGGCTGCAGGAGCTGAATGGTTGGGCCCCGATCATCCAGCGGTCCAGTGCCTAAAATACGGCATAGCCCTGCACCATGGCCATTTACCTCGTCAATTCTTGAATGAACTAGAAAAGCTTCTACGCAAGGGCGATATTCGTCTTACGATTGCTTCTCCGACGCTTGCACAAGGTCTTAATCTCTCGGCCAGCGTGCTTCTGGTCCCTTCAATATGGCGAAACAGGGATATTATTCCTGCTACAGAATTTGCAAATGTTATCGGTCGTGCTGGCCGCGCTTTTGTCGATGTTGATGGTATTGTATTGCATGTTATATGGGAGGACGATGGAAAAAGCGAAGCCAGAAGACTATATCATTGGCATGATCTCGTCTCCAAAGCAAAAGCGCCAGAAATTTCGAGCGGCCTTTTGCTGCTAGCTAACAAGATTTTCCAGAAAATCTCAGATATTGTCGGGGCGCCATTGGAGGAAGTCATTGAATATCTCACTGGGCATGGAGATGTTTGGGATTTTACTGATTCTCAATTAGAGCAAGTAGAAATGAAGCTTGAAGATTGGGAACATGATATAGCTTCCCTTGATGCGGCTATTTTGGCGCTATTGGACACAGGGATTGAAGAAGAATGTCTTGACAACGAACTTGATAATGTGTTAGAAGGGTCGCTCTTCTCTAGAAAGCTGGCATACTATGAACATAACATGCAAATGCTAGTGCGACGGTTCGTTAAAGCGCGAGCCCATTGTATCTGGAGGCAAACAAGTACATCTCAACGAAGGGGATATCATGTGGCTGGCGTCGGGCTACGAGCCGGTCGGTTCTTGGATGCTAACATTGCAAACCTAGTCGATCTCCTTCTTCGAGCAGAGGCAGCAGTGGTAGCGGGAGATTCGGCTGGTGCCACCGACTCCATTGTTGAATTTGCCAGACTTGTGTTTCAGACTGAGCCTTTTCGCCCCTCTGGGACTATGCCCGACTATTGGGAGAATGCACTACGAGAATGGATTGAAGGCAAATCAGCATCAAAAATTGTTGGCCTTGATTCTAGTAAAGGTGTTGACCTATTGCAGGAGGCCATATCTTACCGACTCCCTTGGGCGATGGAGGCTGTTAGAGTGCACGCAATAGCTGTCAGACAAGACGGTGCAGAGCAGATCAAAGGCCATGCAGCTATGGCAGCAGAGGTAGGAAACGCCAATCTCTCTGTCATAAAATTACTGCGTGCTGGACTGAATTCACGCGAAGCTGCAATCACGGCTGTTACCAAAACAGAAGCGGCTTTTATTGACTACAGAGAAATGCTCGAATGGTTGAGATCGGATCAGGTAGAGTCGATGTCCAAAATGGAGAACTGGCCGACAAAACAGAGCCGTCCTGCATGGCTACAGTTCTTCAGCACCAAGAAAGGAAACCGTCTTAAGTTGACATGCCAAACTCAAGTCGTGCAGGTAGAGTGGTTTATCGACGCACCACCAATCAACACGCATGTCATCGTTGAGCCAGACGCCAGGCTCGTTCTAACAACAGACTATGTAAGACTTGGTGTTCTTATCACTGAGCTTAGTATACAAAGCCATGATATCGTTAATGCATGGGTAGCGGACTGCCCGAATACAGTCGTCGTTGAGTATTTTGGCCCGTCGTAA
- a CDS encoding Hachiman antiphage defense system protein HamA, whose protein sequence is MGSNCSIEDKARTHPPADDRVDLFDRWLSIKKANLGKHVLIICKENNCSCDNIFDELQNVLLSHYVAPEITAKRLAELGAPRTAELLREHLPTTKTARSGDLGEILAIEFTERRLGFSVPIRRLRFKDGRNMALRGDDLIAIDRDLKGSLKFLKGESKSYARLTPTVIKEAADALDRYRGRPNRHSVLFVAERLRDKGDHDLAKDLDYAVLQSFRGCPFEHLLFTVSGTDPNTHLSNHLRECRNRTRRYAVGIYIVNHGDVIERLFSEQ, encoded by the coding sequence TTGGGCTCCAATTGCAGTATTGAGGATAAGGCTCGAACACATCCGCCTGCCGACGATAGGGTCGACCTTTTCGACCGCTGGTTATCTATTAAAAAGGCAAATTTGGGCAAGCATGTGCTTATTATCTGTAAAGAGAATAACTGCTCGTGCGATAATATTTTCGATGAGCTCCAGAACGTTTTACTCAGTCACTATGTAGCACCAGAAATTACCGCAAAGAGACTTGCAGAATTAGGCGCTCCAAGAACTGCAGAATTGTTGAGGGAGCATTTGCCAACAACAAAGACGGCTCGTTCCGGTGACCTTGGGGAAATCCTTGCCATAGAGTTTACTGAGCGTAGGCTTGGATTTAGCGTCCCAATTCGAAGGCTTCGCTTTAAGGATGGACGCAATATGGCTCTTCGAGGCGATGATCTTATTGCCATCGATCGAGATCTTAAAGGTAGCTTAAAGTTCCTTAAGGGCGAATCAAAGAGTTACGCAAGACTGACTCCAACTGTAATCAAAGAAGCCGCAGATGCACTTGACCGATATCGTGGTCGTCCAAACAGACATTCGGTGCTCTTTGTGGCAGAACGTTTGCGAGACAAGGGAGATCATGACCTTGCCAAGGATTTGGATTATGCTGTGCTGCAGAGCTTCCGTGGTTGTCCTTTCGAGCATTTGCTCTTTACAGTGTCTGGCACCGATCCTAATACCCATCTATCCAATCATCTTAGGGAATGCAGGAATCGCACTCGCAGGTATGCAGTCGGAATTTATATCGTTAACCATGGCGATGTTATTGAGCGCTTGTTTTCGGAGCAGTAA
- a CDS encoding PIN domain-containing protein, which yields MIFIDTNIFYNAFFDTKFSNSARRFIDQNHKLVTSSTVIHELIFVSVRNLCEERYGTKNHASFKRFLIDNGYAPFEKEIEAIFRFIDARCISLVPINDDMNHWRETMIQYRLLPYDALIASTCYRNGIKKIASFDRDFRRVDFLEVVEL from the coding sequence GTGATATTCATCGATACCAATATATTTTATAATGCTTTCTTTGATACAAAATTTTCGAACTCCGCCAGGAGATTTATAGATCAAAATCATAAACTCGTCACATCATCCACGGTCATACATGAGCTGATTTTTGTATCGGTTAGAAATCTGTGCGAAGAGCGTTACGGAACGAAAAATCATGCCTCATTCAAGAGGTTCCTCATTGATAACGGCTACGCGCCATTTGAGAAAGAGATAGAAGCTATATTCCGCTTCATCGATGCAAGATGCATTTCCTTGGTGCCAATCAATGATGATATGAACCACTGGCGGGAGACCATGATACAATACAGGCTTCTGCCATATGACGCACTAATAGCTTCGACCTGCTATCGCAACGGAATCAAAAAGATCGCAAGCTTTGACCGGGATTTTCGAAGAGTTGACTTTTTGGAAGTAGTGGAACTCTAG
- a CDS encoding antitoxin family protein: MSASETIECVYEGGVFKPMEDVKLEEGTKLKIKIEKVDLSKYYGMFGKASAERLEELEGEVYL; the protein is encoded by the coding sequence ATGAGTGCCAGCGAAACCATAGAATGTGTATACGAAGGCGGTGTCTTCAAGCCGATGGAAGATGTAAAGCTAGAGGAAGGCACAAAACTAAAGATCAAAATTGAAAAGGTAGATCTCTCGAAATACTACGGCATGTTTGGCAAGGCTTCTGCAGAGAGGCTCGAAGAGCTTGAGGGCGAGGTCTATCTGTGA